One window of Marinomonas primoryensis genomic DNA carries:
- the hisS gene encoding histidine--tRNA ligase: MARKIQAIRGMNDILPDQSSVWLYLEKTVADVVKSYGYQQIRFPIVENTDLFKRGVGETTDIVEKEMYTFDDRNGESLTLRPEGTASCVRAADQAGLLFNQVQRLWYTGPMFRYERPQKGRYRQFHQIGVESFGMGSADIDAELIILSARLWQKLGLLEHVELQLNTIGLSTEREAFKVALVEYLTEFKNQLDEDSQRRLVSNPLRILDSKDESTQSVLKGAPNLEDFIGEESQVHFDRLQAILKANNVPYIINHRLVRGLDYYGKTVFEWVTSHLGSQATICAGGRYDGLVEQLGGKSTPAVGFAMGIERLVLLLETLELIPAAAKFSTDVFVTSMGDDAEIASFVLAESIRAIDSSRVVLRHCGGGSFKSQMKKADKSEARFTIILGQNEIDQGVCLIKDMSTGEQHACSLGDVPTYIDDKL; encoded by the coding sequence GTGGCTCGAAAAATTCAAGCAATCAGGGGAATGAATGACATACTGCCTGATCAGTCTTCTGTTTGGCTGTATTTAGAAAAAACGGTTGCCGATGTTGTTAAGTCTTATGGTTATCAACAGATTCGTTTCCCTATCGTTGAAAATACAGATTTGTTCAAACGTGGTGTTGGCGAAACAACCGATATCGTAGAAAAAGAAATGTATACCTTTGATGATCGTAATGGTGAATCCTTAACCTTACGACCAGAGGGAACCGCAAGTTGTGTTCGTGCGGCAGATCAAGCTGGCTTGTTGTTTAATCAAGTTCAGCGTTTGTGGTACACCGGACCAATGTTTCGTTATGAGCGCCCTCAAAAAGGTCGTTATCGTCAATTTCATCAAATTGGTGTGGAATCTTTTGGTATGGGTTCTGCGGACATTGATGCGGAATTAATTATTTTATCGGCTCGATTGTGGCAGAAGCTAGGCCTTCTGGAGCATGTTGAGTTGCAGTTAAACACTATCGGTTTGTCGACGGAGCGTGAAGCGTTTAAAGTCGCTTTAGTTGAATATTTGACAGAGTTTAAAAATCAGCTAGATGAAGACAGTCAGCGTCGTTTGGTTTCTAACCCATTGCGAATACTAGACTCTAAAGATGAATCAACTCAGTCCGTTCTTAAAGGTGCTCCGAACCTTGAGGACTTTATTGGTGAAGAGTCACAAGTACATTTTGATCGCTTACAAGCGATCTTAAAAGCTAATAATGTGCCGTATATTATCAATCATCGCCTAGTTCGTGGTTTGGATTATTACGGTAAGACCGTTTTTGAATGGGTAACCAGTCACCTCGGCTCGCAAGCCACAATTTGTGCTGGTGGGCGTTATGATGGATTGGTTGAGCAGTTAGGCGGTAAGTCAACGCCAGCGGTGGGTTTTGCGATGGGAATAGAACGCTTGGTTCTTCTTCTTGAAACTTTGGAATTAATTCCAGCTGCCGCCAAATTTTCGACTGATGTGTTTGTTACTAGCATGGGTGATGATGCTGAAATAGCGTCTTTTGTTCTAGCGGAAAGTATTCGTGCAATAGACTCAAGTCGAGTCGTATTACGTCACTGTGGCGGTGGAAGCTTTAAGAGTCAAATGAAAAAAGCCGATAAGTCAGAGGCTCGTTTCACGATTATTTTAGGGCAAAATGAAATTGATCAAGGTGTATGTCTGATCAAAGACATGTCAACAGGTGAGCAGCATGCTTGTTCACTGGGTGATGTCCCAACATACATTGATGACAAATTATAA